In Sphingobacterium thalpophilum, a genomic segment contains:
- a CDS encoding RagB/SusD family nutrient uptake outer membrane protein, whose product MKNKKLYVVLMLLLGTGVISSCTKDYLKSDQYFKDRLTTEKVFKSKLYSEEWLANVFLEFKGENADVASKGLTPHCFADDMYYGDRDKDYDPSKNELSYNMFKMGLYTENDKQGTWAQCYRGIRNATTFIQHIYMNTEMSTAEIADYRGQARFARAYLYWLLLRKYGPIPLLPDEGLDYTDSYDNLAIPRNTYEECANYISDEMLLAAKEMEALGMKRSQDGSARPSVGAALATRAKALLYAASPLANGNNASIGARLVDNQGKRLLSAEYKEEKWAKAAAAARDVMELGVYQLYWTGLQTTGNDATVIPPKDNNFSEKSWPDGWANIDPAKSYAQVFDGTLPASGNPELIFTRGTNQENEGIDAMVAHQLPRSATGWNTHGLTQKLVDAYYMDNGLDVPGMNKEIGRGNGSNRLSGYVSQEDYDKGKYKPLRPGVSLQYANREPRFYASVAFNGSFWTLLNETQERNRNQQVFYYRDNDKGNGFNSSNAYWLRTGFGVKKFVHQNDTYEGGSMARIVPKAEPAIRYADILLMYAEALNELGGSYSIPSWRGGVYTISRDIAEMKKGIQPVRIRGGVPDYSVSVYSNKVELRKTLKRERFIELMGEGQRYYDLRRWMDAPVEEALPIYGCNILMNQKDRDLFHQPVAVWALKTTFADKMWFWPISHSELKRNKNLTQNPGWTYND is encoded by the coding sequence ATGAAAAATAAGAAATTATATGTTGTATTGATGCTTCTACTTGGCACAGGCGTCATTTCTTCCTGTACAAAAGATTATTTAAAGTCTGATCAATATTTCAAAGACCGCCTCACAACCGAGAAAGTCTTTAAGAGCAAGCTCTATTCGGAAGAGTGGCTTGCCAATGTATTTTTAGAATTCAAAGGTGAAAATGCAGATGTAGCAAGTAAAGGGCTTACTCCGCATTGTTTTGCAGATGATATGTACTATGGTGATCGCGATAAAGATTATGATCCATCAAAAAATGAATTGTCTTACAACATGTTTAAGATGGGCCTTTATACGGAGAATGATAAACAGGGGACATGGGCGCAATGTTACCGTGGGATTCGGAATGCAACCACCTTTATTCAGCATATTTATATGAATACTGAAATGTCTACTGCTGAAATTGCGGATTACCGCGGGCAAGCGCGTTTTGCACGGGCCTATTTATACTGGCTTTTGCTTCGTAAATATGGACCGATTCCATTGCTGCCAGATGAGGGCTTAGACTATACGGATAGCTATGATAATTTGGCGATTCCACGTAATACGTATGAAGAGTGCGCTAACTATATTAGTGATGAAATGTTGTTGGCGGCAAAAGAAATGGAAGCTTTGGGTATGAAAAGGAGCCAAGATGGCTCTGCCCGTCCGAGTGTAGGTGCAGCTTTGGCAACGCGAGCCAAAGCCTTACTGTATGCTGCAAGTCCGCTGGCCAATGGTAATAATGCAAGTATTGGGGCAAGGTTGGTTGACAATCAAGGAAAACGTCTCCTTTCCGCAGAATATAAAGAAGAGAAGTGGGCTAAGGCTGCGGCAGCGGCGCGGGATGTTATGGAACTAGGCGTGTATCAACTGTATTGGACAGGATTACAAACAACAGGAAATGATGCCACAGTAATACCGCCTAAAGACAACAATTTCTCGGAAAAGAGCTGGCCCGATGGCTGGGCAAATATCGACCCGGCCAAATCTTATGCCCAGGTATTTGACGGTACGTTGCCAGCCTCTGGAAACCCTGAGTTGATCTTCACACGTGGTACCAATCAGGAGAACGAAGGGATTGATGCTATGGTTGCCCATCAGCTTCCACGTTCGGCAACGGGATGGAACACACACGGGCTGACGCAAAAACTTGTAGACGCTTACTATATGGATAATGGTTTGGATGTACCGGGAATGAATAAAGAAATCGGTCGTGGAAATGGTTCAAATCGCTTGAGCGGCTATGTTTCACAAGAAGATTATGACAAGGGAAAATACAAGCCCTTGCGCCCGGGAGTCTCTTTGCAGTATGCGAATCGCGAACCTCGCTTTTATGCTTCTGTTGCTTTCAATGGTAGTTTCTGGACATTGTTAAACGAAACACAAGAACGCAATCGGAACCAACAGGTGTTTTATTACCGCGATAATGACAAGGGGAATGGGTTTAACTCGTCCAATGCCTATTGGCTCCGTACAGGTTTCGGTGTTAAAAAGTTTGTTCATCAAAATGATACTTATGAAGGAGGAAGCATGGCTCGTATCGTGCCAAAAGCGGAGCCAGCAATTCGATATGCGGATATTTTACTCATGTACGCTGAAGCATTAAATGAGCTGGGCGGATCCTATAGTATTCCATCTTGGCGAGGTGGTGTTTACACCATTAGCCGAGATATCGCAGAGATGAAAAAAGGAATACAGCCTGTACGGATTCGCGGTGGCGTACCAGATTACAGTGTAAGTGTATATAGCAATAAAGTCGAGCTGAGAAAAACATTAAAACGTGAACGTTTTATCGAGCTTATGGGAGAGGGGCAACGTTACTATGATTTACGCCGTTGGATGGATGCTCCCGTCGAAGAGGCTCTGCCTATCTATGGTTGTAATATCCTCATGAACCAAAAAGATCGGGATCTCTTTCATCAGCCAGTTGCGGTATGGGCTTTGAAAACAACTTTTGCAGATAAAATGTGGTTTTGGCCGATTAGTCATAGCGAACTAAAACGCAATAAGAACTTAACACAAAATCCAGGATGGACTTATAACGATTAA